GCTATGGTAGCGTTAGATATTTCGTGTTAGTCTGATTTTTAAAATTAAAAAATTAATTGTTTTTTATATTTTTTCTTTCCTGCCTTTTTTGTTAAAATCTTTTTTAAACGGTCTTCCTTGCGAGCGTCTTTCTATTCTAATACCTATGATACGTTGAACTGCTTCTTCGAATATGGAATTTCCGGTTAACTGGCCGCGTTTTACGGAATCTCTTAAGAAACTAATTTCTTCGGGCGGGCTAGTTTCGCCAATGAATTTTTCATAATTTTTTAATCTTATTTCGCCAGTTTCTCCAAGACTTAAAAATACCTTATCTAAATCTAATATTCGTGCGTTTTCTTCTTCATCATTCATTTTTATTTCATTTATTTCATTAATTTCATTTATTCCCATTTTTATATCTGTATCGTCATTTATTCCATAAGTCATTCTTTCTGAAAAACTTGACCATTTATATTCGATAGGATGATTTACAACACCTGCCCTTATAGGATTTAATTCAATATATCGGCAGCAATTCAACAAATAATATTCTTTTTGAACCGGGCTTGATTTATATCTGCTTTCCCACAGAGTGCCTGTTCTTCCTTCCAGCATATTAAAGTAACGGGTAGTTCTTGCCGATAGGGTTTTCATAAAAAGCGGGACTTTATATGCGTCGTCCCCTGGTTGTAAAAGCAGATGTACGTGATTTGTCATAAGACAGTAGGCAAAAACTTTTATATCGAATTTCGCTTTTAATTCCAAAACATTATTTAAATATCTTTCATAATCTGAATTTTCCGCAAAAATAATCTGGCGGTTATGACCGCGCTGAATTATATGGTGCGGACAATTTGGCAATATTATTCTCATTTTTCTAGGCATTTATTTTATGTATTTTAAACTAAACTAATAAAAAAATAAATTAAAATAAATTAAAAAAATTCAATCAAATTTAGTTAATAATTAAAAATAAATTAAAATTAAGATTAAAAAATTAAATTTGTTATCGTTGCCATTTATAGCAATATTTATTATACTAATTTAATGTTAAGAAATTATTACAATAATATTAAATATATGTTAAATTT
This Candidatus Acidulodesulfobacterium acidiphilum DNA region includes the following protein-coding sequences:
- a CDS encoding transposase → MPRKMRIILPNCPHHIIQRGHNRQIIFAENSDYERYLNNVLELKAKFDIKVFAYCLMTNHVHLLLQPGDDAYKVPLFMKTLSARTTRYFNMLEGRTGTLWESRYKSSPVQKEYYLLNCCRYIELNPIRAGVVNHPIEYKWSSFSERMTYGINDDTDIKMGINEINEINEIKMNDEEENARILDLDKVFLSLGETGEIRLKNYEKFIGETSPPEEISFLRDSVKRGQLTGNSIFEEAVQRIIGIRIERRSQGRPFKKDFNKKGRKEKI